One Brevibacillus choshinensis genomic window carries:
- a CDS encoding FkbM family methyltransferase, translated as MESLHFYEKQIFSQNGEDGMIEEVFARIQTTNKIFVEFGVSDGVECMTRYLLAHHGWSGLMIEADPFQFRQLAANYAQATGLSLHHERVTRENIAGIFRANHVPAEFDFLAIDIDGNDYWVWQALAEWQPRLVVIEYNASFPPPQKMVVVYDPNFSWDGTTHFGASLTSLAGLGKQLGYALIGTDTRGVNAFFIRRDLLPASRFEEKTPEQAYHPPAYGPDEGGHPRRSGPHLQI; from the coding sequence ATGGAGTCCCTGCATTTCTATGAAAAACAAATCTTTTCACAAAACGGGGAAGACGGCATGATTGAAGAGGTGTTTGCCCGCATCCAGACGACGAATAAAATTTTTGTGGAATTTGGCGTCTCTGACGGGGTGGAATGCATGACTCGCTATCTCTTGGCTCATCACGGTTGGTCAGGCTTGATGATCGAAGCCGACCCGTTTCAATTCCGGCAGCTTGCGGCGAATTATGCGCAAGCGACGGGACTTTCCCTCCACCATGAACGTGTGACGAGGGAAAACATCGCTGGCATATTCCGGGCCAATCACGTTCCGGCTGAGTTTGATTTTCTCGCGATCGACATTGACGGGAACGACTATTGGGTATGGCAAGCCCTGGCAGAATGGCAGCCGCGGCTCGTCGTGATCGAATACAATGCATCTTTTCCGCCACCTCAAAAAATGGTCGTTGTCTACGATCCGAACTTTTCTTGGGACGGCACGACGCATTTTGGGGCGAGTCTGACTTCTTTGGCTGGGCTTGGCAAGCAGCTTGGATATGCATTGATCGGGACAGATACACGAGGGGTTAACGCCTTTTTCATTCGCCGCGATTTGCTTCCTGCAAGTCGATTCGAGGAAAAAACGCCTGAGCAAGCCTACCATCCACCTGCCTACGGACCGGACGAGGGAGGGCACCCTCGCCGCAGTGGTCCGCATTTGCAAATCTAA
- a CDS encoding phospho-sugar mutase: MNDWKTAFARWLGCPDLDEELRQQLDSLLLDEKALEDHFYKTIEFGTGGMRGELGPGTNRMNLYTVRKATEGLALYVSEHGDSAKQRGVAIAYDSRHKSPEFARETAAVLGRHGIRVYLFDRLMPTPLLSYAVRRLGAFSGIVITASHNPPAYNGYKVYGSDGGQITPQSAEKLLACIQSAGDELLIPSADFQSLQMQGTIQLIGDDVLRTYLDEVQKLRIHQDLSKDAKDNVRIVFTPLHGTTGESISRGLETFGYSQVTLVPEQALPDPDFSTVSSPNPEETAAFALAIHYATQHDADVIIGTDPDGDRLGVVAKNSQNEYVALTGNQVGALLLDDLLSQKQQKGTLPPNGIVMKTIVTSELGREIASHYGIATEDTLTGFKYIGEKMTDYEQTGEYVFQFGYEESFGFLIGDFVRDKDAVQTALLLADLCAYHKQCGRSLLDALESIWTRYGYYQESLYSVTLRGKDGMEKMASILCELRSHPIRQLPSGTILAIEDYLQQTRSDVGSQALTPLKLPSSDAIKYILDDASWFCVRPSGTEPKIKIYFGVKGDSPRDSERKLSLLTESVLRHLDLS; the protein is encoded by the coding sequence ATGAACGATTGGAAAACGGCATTTGCGCGATGGCTGGGATGTCCTGACCTGGATGAGGAGCTGCGACAACAGCTCGATTCGCTCCTGCTCGATGAAAAGGCTCTGGAGGATCACTTTTACAAAACCATCGAATTCGGCACGGGAGGGATGCGCGGAGAACTGGGACCAGGCACGAACCGGATGAATCTCTATACGGTGCGCAAGGCAACGGAAGGGCTCGCCCTGTACGTATCCGAGCACGGAGACAGCGCCAAGCAAAGAGGTGTGGCAATTGCGTACGACTCACGTCACAAGTCACCTGAATTCGCGCGAGAGACTGCAGCAGTCCTCGGAAGGCACGGCATTCGCGTCTATTTGTTTGACCGACTGATGCCCACTCCGCTGCTCTCCTATGCTGTACGCAGGCTGGGAGCGTTCTCCGGCATCGTAATCACCGCGAGCCACAATCCCCCCGCGTATAACGGCTACAAGGTCTATGGAAGCGATGGCGGGCAAATCACTCCTCAATCAGCTGAAAAGCTTCTGGCTTGCATCCAGAGTGCTGGAGACGAATTATTGATCCCATCCGCCGACTTTCAAAGCCTGCAGATGCAGGGAACGATCCAGCTCATCGGGGATGACGTATTACGGACGTACCTAGACGAGGTGCAAAAGCTGCGCATCCACCAAGATCTCAGCAAAGACGCCAAAGACAACGTACGAATCGTCTTCACCCCGCTTCATGGAACGACGGGGGAGTCGATCTCAAGAGGTCTCGAGACATTCGGATACTCTCAAGTCACCCTTGTTCCTGAGCAGGCTCTGCCCGATCCCGACTTTTCGACCGTCAGCTCTCCCAATCCTGAAGAAACCGCTGCCTTTGCTCTCGCCATCCATTACGCCACCCAGCATGACGCGGATGTGATCATCGGCACAGATCCAGACGGTGACCGACTCGGTGTCGTGGCGAAAAACAGCCAGAACGAATATGTCGCCCTGACAGGCAATCAGGTGGGGGCACTTCTGCTCGACGACCTGCTCTCCCAAAAACAGCAGAAAGGTACGCTCCCCCCCAATGGCATCGTCATGAAAACGATCGTGACCTCCGAGCTGGGCAGGGAGATCGCGTCGCATTATGGCATCGCCACCGAAGATACGTTGACAGGGTTCAAATACATCGGAGAAAAAATGACGGACTATGAACAGACAGGCGAATACGTCTTCCAATTCGGGTACGAGGAAAGCTTCGGGTTTTTGATTGGTGATTTTGTCCGTGATAAGGACGCGGTGCAAACGGCGCTGCTTTTGGCAGATTTGTGCGCCTATCACAAGCAGTGCGGCAGAAGCCTGCTCGACGCGCTGGAATCCATCTGGACTCGCTATGGCTATTATCAGGAAAGCTTGTATTCCGTGACGCTGCGGGGCAAGGACGGGATGGAAAAGATGGCGTCTATCCTGTGTGAGCTGCGCAGTCACCCCATCCGACAGCTCCCCTCTGGAACGATTCTGGCGATTGAGGATTACCTGCAGCAGACGCGCAGCGATGTCGGCAGCCAAGCGCTGACTCCACTGAAGCTGCCTTCATCCGATGCGATCAAGTACATTCTGGACGATGCATCCTGGTTTTGCGTTCGGCCATCGGGAACCGAACCCAAAATCAAAATTTATTTTGGGGTGAAAGGAGATTCTCCGCGTGACAGCGAGCGAAAGCTGTCCCTTTTGACGGAGTCCGTCCTGCGTCATCTCGATCTCTCATGA
- a CDS encoding GDP-mannose 4,6-dehydratase has translation MKTAFLTGITGQDGAYLAKFLLEKGYRVAGLVPRRSTVDRWRLEYLNIAEEVEYKDGDLLDLSSLVRAIKESKAQEVYHLGAQSFVGSSWEQPILTAHVTGMGVLHVLEAIREVDPGIKMYQASSSELYGLIQEPRQSEETPFYPRSPYAVSKLFGYWMTKNYRESFQMHACNGILFNHESPLRGMEFVTRKVTHAVARIVHKKQQELRLGNIQAKRDWGFAGDYVEAMWLMLQQEVPDDFVIATGKTSTVEEMCRIAFDYVGLNYQDYVVIDPALYRPAEVDVLLGNPEKAKRELGWTPKTKLEQLIHMMVEADLQRVAKMG, from the coding sequence GTGAAGACAGCTTTCCTGACGGGAATCACCGGACAAGACGGTGCCTATCTGGCGAAATTCCTGCTGGAAAAGGGGTATCGGGTGGCAGGACTTGTGCCGCGCCGCAGTACCGTAGACAGATGGCGGTTGGAATACCTGAACATTGCGGAGGAGGTAGAATACAAGGACGGAGATTTGCTCGATTTGTCGTCGTTGGTTCGAGCAATCAAGGAGAGCAAGGCGCAGGAGGTCTATCATTTGGGGGCACAGAGCTTCGTCGGCTCTTCGTGGGAGCAGCCGATTCTGACCGCTCATGTGACCGGGATGGGAGTTCTCCATGTGCTGGAGGCGATCCGAGAAGTAGATCCTGGCATCAAAATGTACCAGGCATCCTCCAGTGAGCTGTACGGTTTGATCCAGGAGCCGCGTCAGTCAGAGGAGACTCCCTTCTATCCACGGAGCCCGTACGCCGTTTCCAAGCTGTTTGGATATTGGATGACCAAAAATTACAGAGAGAGCTTTCAGATGCATGCCTGTAATGGAATCCTCTTTAATCATGAATCTCCTTTGCGGGGGATGGAGTTTGTGACGCGAAAGGTAACCCATGCCGTCGCAAGGATCGTTCATAAAAAACAACAGGAATTGCGGCTGGGAAACATTCAGGCGAAGCGCGACTGGGGCTTTGCTGGCGACTATGTGGAGGCGATGTGGCTGATGCTCCAGCAGGAGGTGCCGGACGATTTTGTCATCGCCACTGGCAAGACCTCGACGGTTGAGGAAATGTGCAGGATCGCATTTGACTACGTCGGTTTGAATTATCAGGATTACGTCGTCATCGATCCGGCGCTCTACAGACCGGCAGAGGTAGATGTTTTGCTGGGCAACCCGGAAAAGGCGAAGCGAGAGCTGGGATGGACGCCAAAGACCAAGCTCGAGCAGCTCATCCACATGATGGTCGAAGCGGATCTACAGCGGGTAGCCAAGATGGGGTGA
- a CDS encoding deoxyribonuclease IV has product MVKIGSHVSFSGKGLLNAAEEAVAYGSSTFMVYTGAPQNTRRKPIEDQFIEEGKAVMDKHGMEEIVVHAPYIINLGSYKDDTYELAVNFLQEEIRRTNYLGVKNIVLHPGAYTDKDAEYGIARIAEGLNEVLSGVKDTDVNIALETMAGKGTEIGRTFEELAAIIEKVEDNRRLTVCMDTCHIHDAGYDVVHDFDGVLDQFDRVIGLDRLAVVHLNDSKNFRGAGKDRHAPVGAGLIGFDAMKYIVEHEKLRHLPLILETPWISKEKGNERPMYEAEIALLRGKAEDRFGSDFLDHVERMEFFFHKQEVDRRDFVVHTWELLKNDAKAKKADGREPMERLYDMIVEARLFEELSEEDINKRMIAWFAGKAAF; this is encoded by the coding sequence ATGGTAAAGATCGGTTCGCACGTATCGTTCTCTGGCAAAGGACTGCTGAATGCAGCGGAAGAAGCTGTCGCTTACGGCTCGAGCACGTTCATGGTGTATACAGGAGCCCCGCAAAACACGCGGCGCAAACCCATTGAAGATCAGTTCATCGAGGAAGGCAAAGCCGTAATGGACAAGCACGGCATGGAAGAGATCGTCGTCCACGCGCCTTACATCATCAATCTGGGTTCGTACAAGGATGACACCTACGAGCTGGCCGTAAACTTCTTGCAGGAGGAAATCCGCCGCACGAATTATCTCGGTGTAAAAAACATCGTACTCCATCCGGGAGCATATACGGATAAGGATGCGGAATACGGAATCGCGCGCATCGCGGAAGGCCTGAATGAAGTCCTCAGCGGCGTCAAGGATACCGATGTCAACATCGCGCTAGAAACGATGGCAGGCAAAGGGACCGAAATCGGCCGCACTTTTGAGGAGCTGGCCGCTATCATCGAAAAGGTAGAAGATAACCGCCGACTCACCGTATGCATGGACACCTGCCACATCCATGATGCCGGCTACGATGTTGTGCACGATTTCGATGGGGTTCTCGACCAGTTTGACCGTGTGATTGGACTGGATCGGCTCGCGGTTGTCCACTTGAACGACAGTAAAAATTTCCGCGGAGCAGGGAAAGACCGTCACGCTCCTGTAGGGGCAGGCCTCATCGGCTTTGACGCCATGAAGTACATCGTGGAGCACGAAAAGCTCCGCCACCTGCCACTCATCTTGGAAACCCCTTGGATCTCCAAGGAAAAAGGCAATGAGCGCCCGATGTATGAGGCTGAAATCGCCTTGCTGCGCGGCAAAGCAGAAGACCGCTTCGGCAGTGATTTCCTCGATCACGTCGAGAGAATGGAGTTCTTCTTCCACAAGCAAGAGGTCGACCGCCGCGACTTTGTGGTACACACGTGGGAGCTCTTGAAAAACGATGCCAAAGCGAAGAAAGCGGATGGCCGCGAACCGATGGAGCGCCTGTATGACATGATCGTGGAAGCTCGACTGTTCGAGGAACTCTCCGAGGAAGACATCAACAAGCGCATGATCGCTTGGTTTGCTGGTAAGGCGGCTTTTTAA
- a CDS encoding bifunctional transcriptional activator/DNA repair enzyme AdaA, translated as METAGTNLEQLTDEKWQAIVGNDATFDGSFFYAVKTTRIFCRPSCKSKPPNKENVRIFENAQQALSAKFRPCKRCKPTGQRLPDREWVEQITQYIDEHFQEKLTLESLAEECHGSPYHLHRTFKRIQGITVVEYVQQTRIQAAKEMLLDTDRSIAKIASAVGMQNTPYFMTLFKKLTGRTPTEYRQIHHKQPSLEGFIHENGKETGSVLDIAEP; from the coding sequence ATGGAAACAGCAGGGACCAATCTGGAACAGCTGACGGATGAAAAATGGCAGGCCATTGTCGGCAACGACGCCACCTTTGATGGAAGCTTCTTCTACGCAGTGAAGACGACGCGCATTTTTTGCCGGCCATCCTGCAAGTCCAAACCGCCGAACAAAGAAAATGTACGCATCTTTGAAAATGCGCAGCAAGCCCTGTCCGCCAAATTCCGCCCCTGCAAACGGTGCAAGCCGACGGGTCAGCGTTTGCCCGACAGGGAGTGGGTGGAGCAAATCACGCAGTACATCGATGAGCATTTCCAGGAGAAGCTGACCCTGGAAAGCCTGGCGGAGGAGTGCCATGGCAGTCCATACCATTTGCATCGCACCTTCAAACGGATTCAAGGCATCACGGTGGTAGAGTACGTGCAGCAGACGCGAATCCAGGCTGCCAAAGAAATGCTATTGGATACCGATCGCTCGATTGCGAAGATCGCCTCGGCGGTAGGAATGCAAAACACGCCATACTTCATGACCCTATTCAAAAAACTGACAGGGCGTACACCTACAGAGTATCGCCAAATTCACCATAAACAACCGTCGTTGGAGGGATTTATTCATGAAAACGGAAAAGAAACCGGAAGTGTACTGGACATTGCTGAACCATGA
- a CDS encoding methylated-DNA--[protein]-cysteine S-methyltransferase: MKTEKKPEVYWTLLNHEGWSLYLAATEQGLCFVGSQDQPWEELSEWASQRMPGSSLIQDDARLQPYVTELIAYFDGAKDRFSIPLDVRGTPFQLAVWDALCQIPLGQTRTYSDIAEQIQKPAAVRAVGAAIGANPVLIAVPCHRVIGKNGALTGYRGGMEMKEVLLSHEGVESPAGRRALRA, translated from the coding sequence ATGAAAACGGAAAAGAAACCGGAAGTGTACTGGACATTGCTGAACCATGAAGGCTGGAGTCTTTATCTGGCAGCCACCGAGCAAGGCTTGTGCTTCGTTGGATCACAGGATCAGCCGTGGGAAGAATTGTCCGAGTGGGCGAGCCAGCGTATGCCGGGCAGCAGTCTTATTCAGGATGATGCGAGATTGCAGCCGTATGTCACGGAACTGATCGCGTACTTCGACGGGGCGAAAGATCGCTTTTCGATTCCTCTCGATGTTCGCGGCACACCCTTTCAGCTCGCGGTCTGGGATGCTCTTTGCCAGATTCCGCTTGGGCAGACGCGGACGTACTCGGATATCGCCGAGCAGATTCAAAAGCCGGCTGCGGTCCGCGCGGTAGGAGCTGCGATTGGAGCTAATCCTGTATTGATTGCCGTTCCTTGTCACCGGGTGATTGGAAAAAATGGGGCATTGACTGGCTATCGAGGCGGGATGGAAATGAAAGAAGTACTTCTATCGCACGAGGGCGTCGAGTCCCCAGCCGGGAGGAGAGCGCTGCGTGCCTGA
- a CDS encoding 2OG-Fe(II) oxygenase: protein MKQRIADLAWESLQQSLDEQGYAVLPPLLTETECQRMIETYEQPSHFRSTIDMARYRFGIGEYKYYQSPLPDLVQELREGFYPELAKAANRWLTQLGREAIYPAALPEFLDHCHQAGQSRPTPLILKYGAGGYNCLHQDLYGDVFFPFQVVFVLNQKERDYTGGEFLLVEQRPRAQSRGHAVSLEQGAGLIFPTQHRPVAGSRGFYRTTLRHGVSTITSGTRHSLGIIFHDAK, encoded by the coding sequence ATGAAACAACGGATTGCAGACCTCGCATGGGAGAGCTTGCAGCAATCGCTGGACGAACAAGGTTATGCCGTGCTGCCGCCCTTGCTCACCGAAACGGAATGCCAGAGAATGATAGAGACGTACGAACAGCCCTCGCATTTTCGCAGCACGATTGATATGGCTCGTTATCGCTTTGGCATCGGCGAGTATAAATACTATCAGTCTCCATTGCCAGATCTGGTGCAGGAGCTGCGCGAAGGATTCTACCCGGAGCTGGCCAAAGCGGCGAATCGCTGGCTAACGCAGCTCGGACGTGAGGCAATCTACCCTGCTGCTCTGCCTGAATTTCTCGATCATTGCCACCAGGCGGGACAATCGCGTCCGACTCCGCTGATCTTGAAGTACGGAGCGGGCGGCTACAATTGCCTGCATCAGGATTTGTACGGCGATGTATTCTTTCCCTTTCAGGTCGTTTTCGTGTTGAATCAAAAAGAGCGGGATTACACGGGAGGCGAATTTTTACTGGTCGAACAGAGACCCCGTGCCCAAAGCAGAGGCCATGCCGTATCGCTCGAACAGGGGGCGGGGCTGATTTTTCCGACCCAGCACAGACCGGTGGCAGGGTCGCGCGGTTTTTACAGGACGACGCTTCGCCATGGCGTCAGTACGATCACGTCGGGGACAAGGCATAGCCTGGGGATTATTTTTCACGACGCCAAATAG
- a CDS encoding SPL family radical SAM protein, whose amino-acid sequence MNVEIGEKYPKTLLNKGTGFLADYSHSLNPYTGCSFGCSYCYVRQMPVSLFRSQEWGTWVDIKKEAANLLRKELSRAKAKGKVTIFMSSSTDPYQPVEFKEQVTRALLEVMVEDPPDFLFVQTRSPLVTRDIDWLQRLGERVRVSMTVETDLEDIRRAFSPMAPPIQARLKALEQLKEAGVPAQATIAPLLPSSEAFPRLLAPLVDRVCVDDYFMGDGSGGKRTRSLGISKRYEELGLQEWYHPEAYKIVLERMRRIFSDDQLYVSQNGFAP is encoded by the coding sequence ATGAACGTGGAGATTGGGGAAAAGTACCCGAAGACGCTTTTGAACAAAGGAACCGGTTTTCTTGCCGACTACAGCCATTCATTGAATCCTTATACCGGCTGTTCCTTTGGCTGCTCGTACTGCTATGTCCGTCAGATGCCCGTTTCGCTTTTTCGATCGCAGGAGTGGGGCACATGGGTGGATATCAAGAAAGAAGCAGCGAATCTTCTGCGCAAAGAACTGTCCAGAGCCAAAGCCAAGGGGAAAGTCACCATTTTCATGTCTTCGAGCACGGACCCGTACCAGCCTGTCGAATTCAAGGAACAAGTCACCAGGGCGCTGCTTGAGGTGATGGTTGAGGATCCGCCTGATTTCTTGTTCGTGCAGACGCGAAGCCCCCTCGTCACACGCGATATCGATTGGCTGCAGCGACTGGGGGAGCGGGTCCGGGTCAGCATGACCGTAGAAACGGACCTAGAGGACATTCGCAGAGCCTTCTCGCCCATGGCTCCGCCAATCCAGGCTAGGCTAAAGGCACTCGAGCAGCTAAAAGAAGCAGGCGTTCCTGCGCAAGCGACGATAGCCCCGCTGCTGCCGAGCAGTGAGGCGTTTCCGCGATTGCTGGCACCGCTCGTCGATCGCGTCTGTGTGGACGATTACTTCATGGGAGATGGCAGCGGAGGAAAAAGGACGCGGAGCCTTGGTATCTCCAAACGATACGAGGAGCTGGGGCTGCAGGAATGGTACCATCCAGAGGCGTACAAAATCGTCTTGGAACGGATGAGGCGTATTTTCTCCGACGATCAGCTCTATGTGAGTCAAAATGGATTTGCTCCCTAA
- a CDS encoding asparaginase, which translates to MNVVANVYRGEKVESSHLGHIAVVHPDGTLLYSYGDPFRLTYARSSLKPLQAIPIVETGTADRFQLEPADLSLCCASHSGEQRHRSRAMGILERAGQPEAVLQCGTHVPRDEESYKQLIREGKPLTPVFSNCSGKHSGMIATATHMGEDVATYHLPDHPVQQRILEVVEDIAGYPKEKIYMGTDGCGVPVHELPLAHFAWAFAKLAKPEVVANPDRQKAIQRITDAMTSHPEMVGGNNRYCTDLMTAFKGRIVGKAGAESVYCLGDRQTGLGVAVKIEDGGARAINPVVNEVLRQLGIGVDGPLEELGAYTNPLIKNMSQATVGRIETAFALESVKQSLRA; encoded by the coding sequence ATGAACGTGGTAGCCAACGTATACCGGGGCGAGAAGGTGGAAAGCTCCCATCTCGGCCATATCGCTGTCGTGCATCCTGATGGAACCCTGCTTTACTCCTATGGCGATCCATTCCGACTCACGTACGCGAGGTCCAGCCTGAAGCCGCTGCAGGCGATTCCCATCGTGGAGACAGGCACAGCGGATCGTTTTCAGCTGGAGCCAGCCGATCTGTCACTCTGCTGTGCCTCCCACAGCGGCGAGCAGCGTCATCGCTCTCGTGCCATGGGCATACTGGAGCGCGCTGGCCAGCCGGAAGCCGTGCTGCAGTGCGGGACACATGTTCCGCGCGACGAGGAGAGCTACAAGCAGCTGATCCGCGAAGGAAAGCCGCTCACGCCCGTCTTCAGCAACTGCTCCGGCAAGCATTCCGGGATGATCGCCACCGCGACGCATATGGGAGAGGATGTCGCCACCTATCACTTGCCCGACCACCCGGTGCAGCAGCGAATTCTCGAGGTAGTGGAAGACATCGCGGGCTATCCCAAAGAAAAGATCTACATGGGAACAGACGGCTGTGGGGTGCCTGTGCACGAACTGCCTCTCGCCCATTTCGCCTGGGCATTCGCCAAACTGGCGAAGCCTGAAGTCGTTGCTAACCCTGACCGCCAGAAAGCCATTCAACGGATCACCGATGCCATGACCTCCCATCCTGAAATGGTAGGCGGAAACAACCGATACTGCACGGACCTGATGACCGCGTTCAAAGGAAGAATTGTCGGGAAGGCAGGCGCTGAATCCGTCTATTGCCTGGGCGATCGTCAAACGGGTCTGGGTGTCGCCGTGAAAATCGAGGATGGAGGCGCTCGGGCGATCAACCCTGTCGTAAATGAAGTGCTTCGTCAGCTCGGCATCGGAGTGGATGGGCCGCTCGAAGAACTCGGTGCTTACACCAACCCGCTAATCAAAA